In Silurus meridionalis isolate SWU-2019-XX chromosome 28, ASM1480568v1, whole genome shotgun sequence, the genomic window gtgATATTGTGGGTGAAGACTtcagtctgattggttagtgATATTGTGGGTGGAGACTtcagtctgattggttagtgATATTGTGGGTGGAGACTtcagtctgattggttagtgATATTGTGGGTGGAGACTtcagtctgattggttagtgATATTGTGGGTGGAGACTTCAGTCTGAATGGTTAGTGATATTGTGGGTGGAGACTtcagtctgattggttagtgATATTGTGGGTGGAGACTtcagtctgattggttagtgATATTGTGGAGACttcagtctgattggttacagtgaTATTGTGGGTGGAGACTtcagtctgattggttagtgATATTGTGGGCGAAGACttcagtctgattggttacagtgaTATTGTGGGTGGAGACTtcagtctgattggttagtgATATTGTGGGTGGAGACTTCAGTCTGAATGGTTACAGTGATATTGTGGGTGGAGACttcagtctgattggttacagtgaTATTGTGGGTGGAGACTtcagtctgattggttagtgATATTGTGGGTGGAGACTTCAGTCTGAATGGTTACAGTGATATTGTGGGTGGAGACttcagtctgattggttacagtgaTATTGTGGGTGGAGACttcagtctgattggttacagtgtAAAAGTGTATGATAATTATATTATGGTTATTTAGTGATTATGGTAATTAAATGTATACTCAGTCCACACCTGTATACTCAGATTTGAACCCAGGTGGAGGTGGACCCATGTTACCATTGTTGGCTCCACCAGGCCCTTGGTTTCCTCGGAACCCGTCTCCATTGGAACCACGATTGAGGTCGCACAAGAACAACTTATAAACGGCAAATCCAAGCAGCAGGATGGCGCCAACGATCACCAGGCTGTTTAAATCGCCTAAACCCTCGCCGCTTCCATGCTTCTGCTTCTCCTTGGAGAACCAGGAGCCAGAGAATGGCGACCCGCCCCGGTTCTGCCGCCCCTCAGCGGTGAGCTCCAGCGCGTACTCAAGACCGCAAGAGCCTCGCAGGATATAGGAGTCACCAGGGTTGTTGTAGCCTTCACAGGAAACCTCCACCTTTCCAAAACGGTACCAGTTATCCATGTCAGCCTTGCACTCCCACTACAAGGACAGAAATCGAGACGTGAGACAGGTTCATCACTTGTTTCCTAACAAAACGCTCAATCCACGCAGAGCTTCTAACCGGCGGTACCAGCAGAGAAGGGAGAAGTGTGTATACAGCGAGAACAAAACCTCATGGGAACCAGGTGTTGATCCACCAAGTCTGGAATCCAACACAAACGAGGCGTGCAGTTACAGGGAACTAATCCAGAGTGAGACAGCGTGATGGGACCCGgtctaaaccacacacacacacacacacacacacacacacacacacctggatgtCCACTCCGTCCCAGCCCTTATTCTGGCACTGAACCACTTCAGGGACAAAAGCGGTGCAGCCCGCGGATCCTCCAACACACTGCAGCTGGGGGACAGGACTGGAGCGGCGGGCGGTCGTGTAGCGACCCCTGTACAGGGTCAGAACCTGGACATCACGGAGTAACACggcttctacacacacacacacacacacacacacacacacacacacacagttaggaAACCTGCATATCTCGTGGTAATAAACAGTAATGAATGTGTCTTACCGTCAGTCCAGCAGGAGACGAGGAGCGGCCACGTGATCAGGTTAAACAGGATCACCGCTGTCAGCGCCATGTTTACAATCTGCTCGCTAAACAGTTAGCAATGCTAAAACTAACCCGGATTATTTCAGAACAAACTAAAAAGCACACGTCTCTTCCACGTGGTTCTTTATTAAACACGTTTTTGTCCACTGCGTGTGCGCCGAATGACACGTTTCTAACGCTCTTTTTAATCTCCTTTTCACTGCGGAAAGCGAGCTGCTGCAAATCCACTGTGACGCCGCAAACAGACGCGCTGCTTCCGCTTCCGGGTTTGTCTACGTCATCAATGTGTGCCAACAAATTcgccatttatttttattaattcattaattaattctcattatttaaattaatgctTATAAACAGTATCCAACAAATTTATTATGTTCGACCGGAAATGAACACcgtctttattttaaatataaatataaataatattatattaaataaatggttttaataaataaaccctcactacatttttactttattttttatcactgaatatgaatttatttattagtgtaaTAGTCTGTTCTTTTAATTTCAtagcgtttttttgtttttgtttgttttgtatataaCATTCCTACAATAATGAAACATTACAAATACAATATTCACATTTAATAaaggagaggaaagaaagaaagaaagaaagaaagaaagaaagaaagaaagaaagaaagaaagaaagaaagaaagaaggaaagaaagaaagaaagaaagaaagagtaatcTATTTCTAATAAAAAGAGGAGTTCTGAGGAGGTCTGTaagtgtatctgtacttctggTTGATTGGCGGCTTGAAAGTCCTTGTAAATTttcacaatatatttatataagtcAGTCTTAAAGTGAGAGAAATCATGCATCCTTTCTGTCTATTTACATTTGTGTCCTACATAATGATCACTTCATATTGTTTCTCTCAGTTGCGTTGTTTCCTGTGGTGTAAGTTTAGGTGAGAGTTTCTATAAAATCATATTTCAGTCTCAGGTGTTGCAGGAGTCGAACGAGTCTGCACCTGTAGCGTAAACTATATTTCACATGAAGggtgttgctttaaccaatcagatatTGAGTTGTTCACGGCAACGCCCTCTAGAGGGCACACAATAACATCGGCTTTTTGATTGGACGGTTAGACCACGCACTattcagagctcacaaaccgcatctgtagcaaactgtacGAGCTCggatatattcatgtggatttaatgctgttttttccTGCCATAACGACTGACGGAGGAGAAGAAAACGATTGGGTCGCAGATACACTCACGAGGACATTTACTGGACGTCACGATgaaagttcaaaacagttgtgttttttcatgaaccgtttatacttctgtgttttctttcctgtggaatttgcacaaaaacacacaatttgcctgaTTTTCAAATCCACAGGAAATCTGTAATGTACAGAAACaatgcagttgtggctccagtgaaaggagacgtgttgagtTGTGATCATtgggtttgttgctttagtgatgatgttcattcactctgtatgagatcctgtgtgtgatgcagctctgttctactgcacttctctataacaCTGATGCTTTCTGTAGACGTGGCATCATAATAAGAGGTGGATCAATtcaggaagaacatcactgaaggccTCAGGATGAAATAACTAATAATACACTTGTTAGCACTGAACCCCAAAATTCcatgggttccactgtattgaaaaaaaatatcagaactaattggagagaaataaaacaggaCAATAGAAACACGGTCGAATGTTCTCAACATCCACGTGGTTGTTCTgaactttattatatattagagATCATGCTCTTTGAGCATGGTTCCACATCTACAACCTAaaaatccatgaagttactgagcaactgaaGAACTTTGATTGATTTGGACTGTGTTTAATATCGACAGTTTTCTACAATGTGCGCAGgaacacagtttgcatgaacagttctgcatgtaaGTGCTGATCACTGAACCTCAAcattgatggaactgtaatgatggacattcggtgttgaggatgaggatccCGATTGActttggttcctcttaaggttttttcctcatgaagtctcagggagtttttgctTCACCACAGTCACTACTGACTTACTCATTAGGGagaaacttataaggaacaaacttctAAAGCTGCTCTGGAAAAATGTCCCCTGTTAAAAAACCTCACACAAATAAatctgaactgaattgaataaaatatgagttgGAGTTTTTATGCAATGACAGAACTCAAATGTTCTCGTGAAACAGCACTTTATCTTCAAGTCGGCTTTATTTGGTTTCAGATTGACAGGTACAGGAGTTTTCTGAGGCGTGTTGTGTAGTACACATTCAGAGAAACGTCTGTGAGTCTACCAGGACCATGGCAAGAATTACGTTTTTAATAATATGTTAATGTTAGTTTCAAGTTTTACAGATATAAACCTGACCGGTATAAAGAGTTCCAGCagctgtgaaaagtgtggaaacattgAGTTCTTTATGGTGTTTGAGACACGTGGATGCTTATttagtttctatgcaacaaatcAGGTAAAATAATGGACAACGAATGAGTGAAAAAAAGGTCTGAGTCCAAATGATAATTGtgtctctaccagaagaacttgtgtgagatgaagaacaggagagaagatgtgatcagactccctcacccccacactcacacatggagatGGAACTTTCATGGTTTGGAGATGTTTTGGAGCAGCGAAGGTTCCAGAAAGTGCAAGTGAACCAACACGtctcccattccacacttcatcaccatgcagttccgtctgtcCAGACGGTGTGCAGTTCCGtttggactgcggctcattagAACCGAATTCACCGTCTGGAGTGTTATGTGTCATGGAATAttctgcccagtcaccgcacctaaatcctactctgggatgaacaagaaaCATCTCCAATgagtgaagaacatctctggagagtttTAAGTGAACTGTCGGGATGCTGAGTGtggaaagctgttcttcatgctgacgGAGGATGTTTTGATTTTGGTTGAAGGAAATCTTTATAGAGTTTgttgcagaaaaacaaaacacacacacgtgtctatAAAAACCCATCAAATTCAAGGTATTTCCACACTTTTTCAGGTTCTGAATTTACTTCAGGAGACCAAAAGATGACAATGATCTTGT contains:
- the saraf gene encoding store-operated calcium entry-associated regulatory factor yields the protein MALTAVILFNLITWPLLVSCWTDEAVLLRDVQVLTLYRGRYTTARRSSPVPQLQCVGGSAGCTAFVPEVVQCQNKGWDGVDIQWECKADMDNWYRFGKVEVSCEGYNNPGDSYILRGSCGLEYALELTAEGRQNRGGSPFSGSWFSKEKQKHGSGEGLGDLNSLVIVGAILLLGFAVYKLFLCDLNRGSNGDGFRGNQGPGGANNGNMGPPPPGFKSEYTDPPPAYDYSDSYSEPRAAGCGGGGFGGVGGGFGGVGGGLGGLGGGLGGLGGGVRGRNRGGNGFWSGMGTGGLLGYLFGSQSGGGRRVPHVSPFTSPHYNSSSNSSSNSSSNSSSGSRTASGFGGTKRR